The following are encoded together in the Nodosilinea sp. PGN35 genome:
- the rpmA gene encoding 50S ribosomal protein L27, with the protein MAHKKGTGSTRNGRDSNAKRLGVKRYGGEAVLAGNILIRQRGTKIHPGNNVGRGGDDTLFALVDGVVTFERRGKSGKKVSVYPAAAAAAAE; encoded by the coding sequence ATGGCTCACAAGAAAGGTACAGGTAGTACTCGCAACGGGCGCGACTCAAACGCTAAGCGCCTCGGCGTCAAGCGCTACGGTGGCGAAGCCGTGCTAGCGGGCAACATTTTGATTCGCCAGCGGGGCACCAAAATTCACCCCGGCAACAATGTGGGTCGCGGTGGTGACGACACTCTGTTTGCGCTGGTAGACGGCGTGGTCACCTTTGAGCGTCGCGGCAAGAGCGGCAAAAAGGTCAGCGTCTATCCCGCTGCCGCAGCCGCTGCGGCTGAATAG